A genome region from Bradyrhizobium guangzhouense includes the following:
- a CDS encoding IS3 family transposase (programmed frameshift): MKASKFSDAQKAFILKQGNDGVPVAEICRKSGISQATYFNWKKKYDGLLPTEMRRLKQLEDENAKLKKLVADLSLDKEMLQDVIRRKPVKPGRKRKLVDEVCGEWQVSIRKACKALEFDRSTYHYKSRRSGQAALEARIKEICHVRIRYGYRRVHVLLRREGWRHGQNKTRRIYRELGLQLRNKSPKRRVKAKLRDDRRPATRVNEIWAMDFVHDQLATGGNLRVLTIVDIFSRFSPALEPRLTFRGTDVVEVLERVCNEVGLPATIRVDQGSEFVSRDLDLWAYQRGVTLDFSRPGKPTDNAFIEAFNGRFRAECLNTHWFLSLADARQKVETWRRYYNEERPHGAIGNRPPILLQNHVGDTSPPT; the protein is encoded by the exons ATGAAGGCCTCGAAGTTTTCGGACGCCCAGAAGGCGTTTATCCTGAAGCAGGGCAACGACGGGGTCCCGGTTGCGGAGATCTGCCGCAAATCCGGGATCAGCCAGGCGACCTATTTCAACTGGAAGAAAAAGTACGACGGACTGCTGCCGACCGAGATGCGCCGGTTGAAGCAGCTCGAGGACGAGAACGCCAAGCTGAAGAAGCTGGTGGCGGACCTATCGCTCGACAAGGAGATGCTGCAGGACGTGATCCGCCGAAAGC CTGTGAAGCCTGGTCGGAAGCGCAAGCTCGTCGATGAGGTTTGCGGGGAGTGGCAGGTCTCGATCCGCAAGGCTTGTAAGGCCCTCGAGTTCGATCGATCGACCTATCACTACAAATCTCGTCGCTCCGGCCAGGCGGCCCTCGAAGCTCGGATCAAGGAGATCTGCCATGTTCGCATCCGCTACGGCTATCGCCGCGTCCATGTGCTGTTGCGCCGCGAGGGATGGCGTCACGGCCAGAACAAGACCCGTCGCATCTATCGCGAATTGGGCCTGCAATTGCGCAACAAATCGCCCAAGCGCCGGGTCAAGGCCAAGTTGCGCGACGACCGACGGCCCGCGACGCGGGTCAACGAGATCTGGGCGATGGACTTCGTTCATGACCAGCTGGCCACCGGCGGCAATCTCCGGGTGCTCACGATCGTCGATATCTTCTCCCGCTTCTCGCCCGCACTGGAGCCGCGGCTCACCTTCCGCGGCACCGATGTCGTGGAGGTACTGGAAAGGGTTTGCAATGAAGTGGGACTCCCGGCGACGATCCGGGTCGATCAAGGCAGCGAGTTCGTGTCGCGCGATCTTGACCTCTGGGCCTACCAGCGCGGCGTCACGCTGGACTTCTCACGACCCGGCAAGCCGACCGACAACGCCTTCATCGAAGCCTTCAACGGCCGCTTCCGGGCCGAATGCCTCAACACCCATTGGTTCCTGTCCCTTGCGGATGCCCGGCAAAAGGTGGAGACTTGGCGAAGATACTATAACGAAGAACGGCCCCACGGGGCGATCGGCAATCGGCCGCCGATTTTGCTGCAAAATCACGTCGGCGACACCAGCCCGCCAACGTGA
- a CDS encoding UPF0149 family protein gives MTKPKQRRGTRKARKTTMANYAMSFERLGQWMSERARSPTLRHPRATSLSMLDGAVAAVVAGPVSMASEEWVCPLLGVDPDAFNHDTEEFSAIAATLMRHNAISETLSTRPESFEPLFLRSPDGDVDPQPWCMGFHAVMKLRLLVWSRLLSPNGTEHLMLRPILVHCIDDAGRPLLPPARHTLATLPVAQNAWRDIPIAVEALRQFWMPMRFQRRA, from the coding sequence ATGACGAAGCCGAAGCAACGGCGGGGAACGCGAAAAGCACGCAAGACGACGATGGCGAACTATGCCATGTCATTCGAGCGGCTCGGGCAATGGATGAGCGAGCGCGCCAGGTCGCCGACGCTTCGGCATCCGCGGGCGACGTCGCTCTCCATGCTCGACGGCGCAGTGGCCGCTGTCGTCGCCGGGCCGGTCTCGATGGCCTCCGAGGAATGGGTGTGCCCGCTCCTTGGCGTAGATCCCGACGCCTTCAATCACGACACCGAGGAGTTCTCGGCGATCGCTGCCACGCTGATGCGCCACAACGCGATCAGCGAGACGCTGTCGACGAGACCGGAGAGCTTCGAGCCGCTGTTCCTGCGATCGCCGGACGGCGACGTCGACCCGCAGCCCTGGTGCATGGGCTTCCACGCCGTCATGAAGCTTCGGCTTCTCGTCTGGTCGCGGCTTCTCTCCCCGAACGGAACCGAACACCTTATGCTGCGGCCGATCCTGGTCCATTGCATCGATGACGCCGGTCGACCCTTGCTACCCCCGGCCCGCCATACGCTGGCAACGCTGCCCGTCGCTCAAAACGCCTGGCGCGACATTCCAATAGCCGTTGAGGCCCTGCGGCAGTTCTGGATGCCTATGCGCTTCCAGCGGCGCGCGTAG
- a CDS encoding IS66 family transposase has product MHKTTNSPFAAEVIERIAAVYAIEERIRGLGAGERRAARQAETKPLMEALKARLIAVKDGISRRSTLIKAIDYMLERWQGLTAFLDDGRLEADTNTVERSIRPIAIGKKNSLFSGDEGGGETWSILSSLLNTAKLNGLDPEAYLVDVLERMVSGAAKANQLHELLAWNWKAAREAEKRAVA; this is encoded by the coding sequence GTGCACAAGACGACGAACTCACCCTTCGCCGCGGAGGTCATCGAGCGCATCGCAGCCGTCTACGCGATCGAGGAGAGGATCCGCGGTCTCGGCGCCGGGGAACGCCGCGCGGCGCGACAGGCCGAGACGAAGCCGCTCATGGAGGCGTTGAAGGCTCGACTGATCGCGGTGAAGGACGGGATCTCCCGCCGCTCGACGCTCATCAAGGCGATCGATTATATGCTCGAACGCTGGCAGGGCCTGACGGCATTCCTGGACGACGGGCGGCTCGAGGCGGACACCAACACGGTCGAACGATCAATCAGGCCGATTGCGATCGGAAAAAAGAACTCGTTGTTCAGTGGTGACGAAGGCGGAGGCGAGACTTGGTCGATACTTTCTTCGCTTCTTAACACGGCCAAATTGAATGGCCTCGACCCCGAGGCCTATCTCGTCGACGTTCTCGAGCGCATGGTGAGCGGCGCCGCGAAGGCCAACCAGCTGCACGAACTTCTGGCCTGGAACTGGAAGGCCGCACGCGAAGCCGAAAAGCGAGCCGTGGCATGA
- a CDS encoding IS66 family transposase: MATTALIAHIAAAKYAWQSTLYRQTQILAGQGVVVDRQTLARWMGSAAWLVRGLYDLQLKTMHGFERLFCDETPMPVLDPVRGRTRICQFWAHATDDRAWKGPAPPAVAYVFADGRGKKEIVAQLAGFEGVLQVDGYAAYASLVGDAKVPGRSSWRIVSFTRAATS, translated from the coding sequence ATGGCGACGACGGCGCTGATCGCGCATATCGCCGCGGCCAAATATGCCTGGCAATCGACGCTCTACCGCCAGACGCAGATCCTGGCGGGCCAAGGTGTTGTCGTCGATCGTCAGACGCTGGCGCGCTGGATGGGCAGCGCGGCGTGGCTGGTCAGGGGCCTCTACGACCTGCAACTGAAGACCATGCACGGCTTTGAGCGGTTGTTCTGCGATGAGACGCCGATGCCGGTGCTCGACCCGGTACGCGGCCGCACGAGGATCTGCCAGTTCTGGGCGCATGCGACGGACGATCGGGCGTGGAAGGGTCCGGCGCCGCCGGCGGTCGCCTACGTGTTCGCAGACGGTCGCGGCAAGAAGGAGATCGTGGCGCAGTTGGCCGGCTTCGAAGGCGTGCTGCAAGTCGACGGCTATGCCGCCTACGCCTCGCTGGTGGGCGATGCGAAGGTGCCGGGCAGATCCAGCTGGCGTATTGTCTCGTTCACGCGCGCCGCAACTTCGTGA
- a CDS encoding ABC transporter substrate-binding protein: MPKSTARCFIHRPARLKRRFAAIASVAALLMTVSPGGAETLKWARSLDVQTLDPHAYNENVTFAFNRQMYEGLVERSDDGKLIGVLATEWRMLPDHPDVWEFKLRRNVTFHDGAPFKADDAAFSIQRAMAPTSNVRTYLAAAAVEEAIAKDDYTVQVKTKGPSPLLPENLASIFIMNRAWAEKNDSVVPQDFKGGKENYAARHENGTGAYRLVSRESDRRSELEAYDKYWGIGQFPIDIDRIIYTPIQSAATRVSALISGEVNFLQDVPPQDISRLEQNESLRVVRGPEIRTVFLGVNTSANTLASGEAKGNPFADKRVRHAMNMSIDRLAIKSAIMRGESVPLGTIISPIADGYTEELGKFPKLNIDQAKQLMAEAGYPNGFSVTLNCPNDGMVNDERICQAVVAMLAKIGVTVHLDVQPSAVVWPLVLNRKTDFYLMTWGSYDSQLIFDNLVHSRGAWAAANYKNPEIDAKIELLRSEADPQRRKTIIAEIWKTVQDECFYLPIHAQVLARATQKKIHVTPNVGNQISVKTIKVDK; encoded by the coding sequence ATGCCGAAATCCACTGCGCGCTGTTTCATTCACAGACCAGCCCGTCTCAAGCGGCGTTTTGCCGCCATAGCAAGCGTGGCGGCACTACTAATGACCGTCTCACCCGGGGGCGCGGAAACGCTGAAATGGGCTCGGAGCTTGGACGTTCAGACTCTAGACCCTCACGCCTATAATGAGAACGTGACCTTTGCGTTCAATCGGCAGATGTACGAAGGCCTTGTGGAGCGCTCCGACGACGGAAAGCTCATTGGAGTACTAGCGACCGAATGGCGGATGTTGCCTGATCACCCCGACGTTTGGGAGTTCAAGCTTCGCCGGAACGTTACGTTCCACGACGGCGCACCATTTAAGGCCGACGACGCCGCATTTTCAATCCAGCGAGCTATGGCACCAACCTCGAATGTGCGGACCTATCTGGCTGCCGCCGCGGTTGAGGAAGCCATCGCGAAGGACGACTACACCGTGCAGGTCAAGACAAAGGGACCCAGCCCTCTTCTGCCCGAAAACTTGGCAAGCATCTTCATAATGAATAGAGCATGGGCCGAGAAGAACGACTCCGTTGTTCCGCAGGATTTTAAAGGCGGGAAAGAAAACTATGCTGCTCGCCATGAGAACGGCACTGGCGCCTATCGCCTTGTAAGCCGAGAATCGGATCGCCGTTCGGAGTTGGAAGCTTACGATAAATACTGGGGTATCGGCCAGTTCCCAATCGATATCGATCGGATCATCTATACCCCTATCCAGTCGGCCGCGACGCGTGTATCCGCATTGATCAGCGGAGAAGTTAATTTTCTCCAAGACGTCCCCCCCCAAGACATTTCACGGTTGGAGCAGAATGAAAGCCTTCGGGTGGTTCGCGGCCCAGAGATTCGCACGGTTTTTTTAGGCGTCAATACAAGCGCGAACACACTTGCCAGCGGGGAAGCAAAGGGAAATCCTTTCGCCGACAAGCGGGTGCGCCACGCAATGAACATGTCCATTGATCGTCTAGCGATCAAGTCGGCAATCATGCGAGGGGAGTCGGTTCCGCTCGGTACAATCATTTCGCCGATCGCCGACGGCTATACGGAAGAATTGGGTAAGTTCCCAAAGCTCAATATTGACCAAGCCAAGCAGCTTATGGCCGAGGCAGGTTACCCCAACGGATTTTCGGTCACTCTAAACTGTCCAAATGACGGCATGGTGAACGACGAGCGCATCTGTCAGGCCGTGGTGGCAATGCTCGCCAAGATCGGTGTCACCGTGCATCTCGATGTCCAACCCAGCGCAGTCGTCTGGCCTCTAGTTCTCAATAGGAAGACCGACTTTTACCTGATGACGTGGGGCTCATACGATTCTCAATTAATCTTCGATAATCTCGTCCACTCTCGGGGCGCCTGGGCTGCAGCGAATTACAAAAACCCGGAGATTGATGCCAAAATTGAATTACTCCGGTCGGAAGCCGATCCTCAAAGACGTAAAACCATAATCGCCGAAATTTGGAAGACCGTTCAGGACGAGTGTTTCTATCTACCGATTCACGCGCAGGTGTTGGCGCGTGCAACGCAGAAGAAGATTCACGTTACGCCAAACGTTGGTAATCAGATCTCCGTGAAAACCATCAAGGTGGACAAGTGA
- a CDS encoding ABC transporter permease produces the protein MTGFFLRRLLSVLPVMLMTAFLSFAAFHFIGDPLQNMVGPEATAQDRARLAAELGFDRPFYIQFFRFISSALHGDFGISTRVGRPVLDLILERLPATLELAILSFIFAMIAGVALGVVTALRPRSILSGFSLTVSLIAVSLPNFLIGIGLIYVFAVKLGWLPSFGRGDTVKIGWWTTGLLTKTGWQAIILPAISLATYQLTLILRLVRTEMLEVMHSDHIRFARARGLPDRLIYFSYALKNTMIPVVTVAGLQLGSIIAFAVVTETVFQWPGVGLLFINSIRFSDVPIMAAYLLIVSIIFVTINMVVDCVYYLLDPRLRTGGVVR, from the coding sequence GTGACAGGTTTCTTTCTGCGCAGATTGCTGTCCGTGTTGCCGGTGATGCTGATGACGGCGTTTCTGTCGTTCGCCGCCTTTCATTTTATCGGCGATCCGCTCCAGAATATGGTCGGACCGGAGGCGACCGCGCAGGACCGCGCGCGGCTAGCGGCGGAACTCGGGTTCGACCGCCCCTTTTACATCCAGTTCTTTCGTTTTATCAGTTCGGCACTCCATGGGGACTTCGGCATTTCCACTCGCGTTGGAAGGCCGGTGTTGGATTTGATCCTGGAGCGGCTGCCTGCGACTCTGGAACTAGCTATATTATCGTTTATATTTGCAATGATAGCGGGAGTCGCCCTTGGCGTCGTGACAGCATTGCGGCCGCGCTCCATATTATCGGGCTTCAGCTTGACGGTCTCGCTGATCGCAGTATCCCTGCCTAACTTCTTAATCGGCATCGGCCTCATCTACGTGTTCGCGGTCAAACTTGGCTGGTTGCCGTCCTTCGGACGGGGCGACACGGTGAAGATCGGCTGGTGGACCACCGGGTTACTGACTAAGACCGGCTGGCAGGCTATCATCCTTCCCGCGATTTCACTGGCCACCTATCAACTCACGCTGATCTTGCGTTTAGTCCGCACTGAAATGCTTGAGGTCATGCATTCCGATCATATCCGGTTCGCACGCGCGCGAGGGCTGCCAGACCGGCTCATCTATTTTTCTTACGCTTTGAAGAACACGATGATTCCGGTCGTCACGGTTGCAGGTTTGCAGTTGGGATCCATCATCGCATTCGCCGTCGTTACTGAGACAGTATTCCAATGGCCAGGCGTTGGGCTGCTCTTTATTAATTCCATTAGATTTTCCGACGTCCCAATCATGGCCGCATACCTTCTCATCGTGTCGATCATTTTCGTTACCATCAACATGGTCGTGGATTGCGTCTACTACCTTCTAGATCCTCGCCTGCGGACGGGAGGAGTAGTCAGATGA
- a CDS encoding ABC transporter permease has translation MTIHKLSALFNSDIGHSYIRSPRAVLSTLALLTLIVAALGAPLWAPQNTLDASTFDLLSSNTPAWSINEFTNRFYAFGTDDQGRDVLSATLYGTRVSLLVGLASVLVSMSIGVSLGLISGYFGGHIDAAIMRIADIQLSIPAIFIALLISGLTRSLLPPSAREALAVYMVILAIGISGWVTYARTVRGAVMGEKQREYVQAALMIGLPTGTVLVRHILPNVRRPILVIATISLALSIITEATLSYLGAGLPPTQPSLGTLIRSGQDFLFAGQWWILLFPAATLLTLALAINVLGDWFRDVINPRGI, from the coding sequence ATGACCATTCACAAGCTTTCCGCATTGTTTAACTCTGATATCGGGCACTCTTACATCCGTTCCCCCAGAGCAGTTCTGTCTACGCTCGCACTGCTAACTCTCATTGTCGCGGCCCTGGGAGCTCCTTTATGGGCACCACAGAACACTCTCGACGCCAGCACGTTCGATCTGCTTTCGTCAAATACACCGGCCTGGAGCATCAATGAGTTCACGAACCGCTTCTACGCTTTCGGCACAGACGATCAGGGACGTGACGTGCTTTCAGCGACCCTTTATGGAACACGGGTTTCACTCCTAGTGGGCCTTGCCTCTGTTTTGGTTTCAATGTCGATCGGCGTCAGCTTAGGCCTGATATCCGGTTATTTCGGGGGACACATTGACGCAGCGATCATGCGTATCGCAGACATCCAGTTGTCCATCCCCGCCATTTTTATTGCGCTCCTTATTTCCGGCTTAACGCGGTCGCTACTGCCACCGAGCGCGCGCGAAGCCCTTGCTGTCTACATGGTAATATTGGCGATTGGAATTTCCGGATGGGTCACATATGCCCGCACGGTGCGCGGCGCCGTGATGGGGGAGAAACAGCGAGAGTATGTGCAGGCAGCCCTAATGATAGGCCTTCCGACGGGCACAGTGCTGGTACGGCACATATTGCCAAACGTGCGTCGACCGATCCTCGTGATCGCGACAATCTCACTTGCGCTTTCAATTATTACCGAAGCCACGCTGTCCTACTTGGGCGCAGGTCTGCCCCCCACCCAACCATCTCTTGGAACATTGATCCGCAGTGGGCAAGACTTTCTTTTTGCTGGGCAGTGGTGGATCCTGCTGTTTCCTGCCGCCACCCTTCTTACACTCGCGCTGGCCATTAACGTCTTGGGCGACTGGTTCCGGGATGTAATCAACCCAAGGGGCATCTGA
- a CDS encoding dipeptide ABC transporter ATP-binding protein, translated as MTTTAQPCVLSIRGLSVDFPSRHGALQAVCNVSLDIAPGEILGIVGESGAGKSTVGAAITGLLQAPGHISAGEVRLSGDIIDARDVKAMRALRGKRVSTIFQDPLTSLNPLFTIERQLVDTIRTHLALSRSDARIEAVRQLEAVGIPEPARRVKNWPHEFSGGMRQRAVIALALCSQPELIVADEPTTALDVTVQAQILKLIKNLARERQVGVMLITHNMGVISQVTDRVAVMRAGEIVELNDTAAVLGNPCHEYSQALISVVPRGDIKLHRFPVSGAARNIDAAMQWLLERDMPQSSSQPEALVELRGVERVYGATGMFGGSARRAFKALHDVNLSIRPGEVMGLVGESGSGKSTIARVVAGLARPSSGQLIYGGKDVYAASLEDRQDIRRQTQMVFQDPYSSLNPQMRVGEIIMEPMIHFGLVKDKREAEPIMLELLKAVGLEPTVARRYPHAFSGGQRQRISIARTLASRPRFLICDEPTSALDVSIQAQILNLLKDLQENLSLTMLFISHDLPVVRQICDRVTVLQNGQICESSETEQLFKAPKHSYTASLLSMIPKMQTPEWIVKPSEIPSQSIC; from the coding sequence ATGACAACAACTGCCCAGCCTTGCGTTCTTTCCATTCGGGGACTTAGCGTCGACTTTCCTAGCCGGCATGGCGCCTTGCAAGCCGTATGCAACGTCAGCCTAGACATCGCGCCAGGCGAAATACTCGGCATCGTCGGCGAATCGGGCGCGGGCAAATCGACCGTTGGAGCTGCCATCACGGGCTTACTACAGGCTCCCGGCCATATTAGTGCGGGCGAAGTTCGGCTTTCCGGAGATATCATCGATGCGCGCGACGTTAAGGCGATGCGGGCGTTACGCGGCAAACGCGTCTCGACTATTTTCCAAGATCCACTGACCAGCTTAAATCCACTTTTCACAATTGAGAGACAACTGGTCGACACGATCCGAACTCATCTCGCCTTATCACGCAGCGACGCAAGGATCGAGGCGGTGCGTCAGTTGGAGGCGGTAGGGATTCCAGAGCCAGCCCGGCGCGTGAAGAACTGGCCACATGAATTCTCGGGTGGCATGCGACAGCGCGCAGTTATCGCGCTTGCTCTCTGCTCACAACCCGAACTCATTGTCGCGGACGAACCAACAACTGCGCTCGACGTGACCGTTCAGGCACAGATCTTGAAGCTAATCAAGAACTTGGCTCGTGAACGTCAAGTGGGTGTGATGCTCATCACCCACAACATGGGCGTGATTTCCCAGGTCACTGATCGCGTCGCGGTGATGAGGGCAGGCGAAATCGTCGAACTAAACGACACTGCGGCTGTTCTTGGAAATCCATGCCACGAGTACAGCCAAGCATTGATTTCGGTTGTGCCGCGCGGCGACATTAAGCTGCATCGCTTTCCCGTGTCTGGCGCCGCTCGAAATATCGATGCGGCCATGCAGTGGCTGCTGGAAAGAGACATGCCGCAAAGTTCAAGCCAGCCGGAGGCACTTGTAGAACTCCGGGGTGTGGAGCGCGTATATGGGGCGACAGGCATGTTCGGTGGTTCCGCTCGGCGAGCCTTTAAGGCCCTGCACGATGTGAACCTGAGTATCCGCCCCGGAGAAGTCATGGGCCTTGTTGGCGAATCCGGCTCTGGAAAAAGCACGATCGCAAGAGTCGTTGCTGGGCTTGCCCGCCCGAGCAGCGGCCAACTGATTTATGGCGGAAAAGATGTTTATGCAGCCAGCCTTGAAGATCGTCAAGATATTCGGCGTCAAACTCAAATGGTGTTTCAAGACCCGTACTCGTCTCTGAATCCACAGATGCGCGTGGGCGAGATTATCATGGAGCCAATGATTCACTTTGGACTAGTAAAGGATAAGCGAGAGGCCGAACCGATAATGTTAGAGCTGCTGAAGGCCGTTGGTCTGGAGCCCACCGTCGCCCGCCGTTATCCGCACGCCTTCTCAGGCGGTCAGCGACAACGTATTTCAATCGCACGAACCTTGGCAAGTCGCCCGCGGTTCCTCATCTGCGATGAACCTACCTCGGCACTCGATGTCTCGATCCAGGCGCAGATCCTAAATCTTCTGAAAGACCTTCAAGAGAATCTATCGCTGACGATGTTATTTATCAGTCACGATCTCCCTGTCGTGCGTCAGATTTGCGACAGAGTTACAGTACTACAGAATGGGCAAATTTGCGAAAGCAGCGAGACGGAACAGTTGTTCAAAGCGCCGAAGCACTCTTACACAGCATCGCTCTTGTCCATGATACCGAAGATGCAGACCCCAGAGTGGATCGTCAAGCCGTCTGAGATCCCATCACAGTCCATCTGCTAG
- the istB gene encoding IS21-like element helper ATPase IstB, with protein sequence MKSASIDPAKLSLLLNELRLPASKVIWPQFAEQADKEGWPAARFLTVLAEHELAERDRRRIERHLTEGRLLPGKTLESFEFDAVPMVSKAQVMAIVAGDTWLEKGANLLLFGPPGTGKSHLASAIGLALIENGYRVLFTRTTDLVQKLQQARRDLVLESVLAKLDKFDLLILDDLAYVTKDQAETSVLFELISARYERRSMLITANQPFGEWGKIFPDPAMTLAAVDRLVHHATIFEMNVESYRRREAAERKKGPGRPASYATPANIAPD encoded by the coding sequence ATGAAGAGCGCCTCGATTGACCCCGCCAAGCTCAGCCTGCTCCTTAACGAGCTGCGACTGCCCGCCAGCAAGGTGATCTGGCCACAGTTCGCCGAGCAGGCCGACAAGGAGGGCTGGCCCGCCGCGCGCTTCCTCACTGTGCTCGCCGAGCACGAACTGGCCGAGCGCGATCGCCGCCGCATCGAGCGGCACCTCACAGAGGGCCGCCTTCTGCCCGGAAAGACCCTCGAGAGCTTCGAGTTCGACGCCGTGCCGATGGTCTCCAAAGCTCAGGTCATGGCCATCGTCGCCGGCGACACCTGGTTGGAGAAAGGCGCAAACCTGCTCCTGTTCGGCCCGCCCGGCACCGGCAAGAGCCATCTCGCCTCGGCGATCGGTCTCGCCCTCATCGAGAACGGCTACAGGGTGCTGTTCACCCGCACCACAGATCTCGTCCAGAAGCTGCAGCAGGCCCGCCGCGACCTCGTCCTCGAGAGCGTGCTGGCCAAGCTCGACAAGTTCGACCTGCTCATCCTCGATGATCTCGCATACGTCACCAAGGACCAGGCCGAGACCAGTGTGCTCTTCGAGCTGATCAGCGCCCGTTACGAACGGCGCTCCATGCTGATCACAGCCAACCAACCCTTTGGCGAGTGGGGGAAGATCTTCCCGGACCCCGCTATGACGCTCGCCGCGGTCGACCGGCTCGTTCATCACGCCACCATCTTCGAGATGAATGTCGAAAGCTACCGACGCCGCGAGGCCGCTGAGCGCAAAAAGGGACCTGGACGCCCAGCGTCATACGCCACACCCGCCAATATCGCCCCTGATTGA
- the istA gene encoding IS21 family transposase has translation MKLRKTHPTPVAAAKASISVATAYRIEKDPVLPSQKKEPRARRRPDPIADIFDSEVVPLLRAAPGIRPVAIFEEMMLRHSELGEGVRRTLERRIRGWRAIHGEEQEVIFRQAHEPGRLGLSDFTEVASFGITIAGQPLDHRLYHFRLAYSGFEHAHVVLGGESFVALAEGLQNALWSLGGVPREHRSDSLSAAFRNLDKDAREDLTRRYNELCSHYGMTPSRNNAGIAHENGSIEGPHGHLKRAIEDALLLRGTVDFDDLASYRRFVDEIVGRRNARNAKRIDAERAQLRELPERRTTDYEELSVRVTSSGGFTLRKVFYTVPSRLIGHRLRVRLYDDRLDVFIGGTHLMTLPRGRASPSGKHDQVVNYRHVIHSLRRKPMALLNLVYRDRLFPREAYRRTFDLLVERLPERQACRIMVELLGLAHERGCESELAEELSICLDNHRLPDMAALRARFAPDPARLPNVVVRLAPLQAYEALIGASLGDAA, from the coding sequence ATGAAGCTCAGGAAGACCCATCCGACGCCTGTCGCCGCGGCGAAGGCGTCGATCAGCGTGGCAACGGCCTACCGCATCGAGAAGGATCCAGTACTACCTTCGCAGAAGAAGGAGCCGCGCGCACGACGGCGTCCCGATCCAATCGCCGACATTTTCGACTCTGAAGTCGTGCCGCTGCTGCGGGCAGCGCCCGGCATCCGGCCCGTGGCCATTTTCGAGGAGATGATGCTGCGCCATTCCGAGTTGGGCGAGGGCGTGCGCCGGACGCTGGAGCGGCGCATCCGAGGCTGGCGTGCCATCCACGGTGAGGAGCAGGAGGTCATCTTCCGCCAGGCGCACGAACCCGGCAGGCTCGGTCTGTCGGACTTCACCGAGGTGGCCTCGTTCGGCATCACCATCGCCGGTCAGCCGCTCGACCACCGACTCTATCATTTCCGGCTCGCCTATTCCGGCTTCGAGCACGCCCATGTCGTGCTCGGCGGCGAGAGCTTCGTGGCGCTGGCGGAAGGCCTACAGAACGCACTCTGGTCCCTCGGTGGGGTGCCGCGCGAGCACCGCTCGGACAGCCTGTCCGCCGCCTTCCGCAACCTGGACAAGGACGCGCGCGAGGACCTGACCCGCCGCTATAACGAGCTGTGCAGCCATTACGGCATGACACCGTCACGCAACAATGCCGGCATCGCCCACGAGAACGGCTCGATCGAGGGGCCGCACGGCCATCTCAAGCGGGCGATCGAGGATGCACTGTTGCTGCGTGGCACCGTCGACTTCGATGATCTCGCCTCCTATCGCCGCTTCGTCGACGAGATCGTCGGCCGCCGCAATGCCCGCAACGCCAAGCGCATCGATGCCGAGCGCGCCCAGCTTCGGGAGCTACCTGAGCGGCGCACCACCGACTATGAGGAACTCAGCGTGCGCGTCACTTCCTCAGGCGGCTTCACGCTGCGCAAGGTCTTCTATACGGTGCCCTCGCGCCTGATCGGCCATCGCTTGCGCGTGCGCCTCTACGACGATCGGCTCGATGTCTTCATCGGCGGCACGCATCTCATGACGCTGCCGCGCGGGCGTGCTTCCCCGTCCGGCAAGCATGACCAGGTCGTCAACTACCGGCACGTCATCCATTCGCTCAGAAGGAAGCCGATGGCATTGCTCAATCTGGTCTATCGCGATCGGCTCTTCCCGCGCGAGGCCTACCGGCGGACTTTCGATCTCCTCGTCGAGCGTCTGCCCGAGCGCCAGGCCTGCCGCATCATGGTCGAGCTTCTTGGCCTCGCCCACGAGCGCGGCTGCGAGAGCGAACTGGCCGAGGAGCTGTCCATCTGCCTCGACAATCACCGGCTCCCCGACATGGCCGCGCTGCGTGCCCGCTTCGCGCCCGATCCCGCGCGCCTACCCAACGTAGTCGTCCGCCTGGCGCCGCTTCAGGCCTACGAAGCGCTCATCGGCGCCAGCCTGGGAGACGCAGCATGA